The Verrucomicrobium spinosum DSM 4136 = JCM 18804 DNA segment CCAGAGAGAGTCTGAAACCGGGAAGGACGTGTCGGGTGCGGGCCATGGGTGTTCTTTAGAGATTGGGAGCGTAGGCGTGCAGGAGGCGGTATTCGGCGAGGATGGTTTTGACGGCGATGACCGTGGCCGCGACCTGCTTCTCCAGCGGAGCGTGACCGGGGGTTTCAAAGACGATCTCCATCGCCTTCGGGCGTTGTTCCGGCGGCGCGCTGAGCACACCCTGGTACCCCTCCTTGATGATGCCGGACTTCGCCAGGAAGCCGTCAATGAGGTGGTGGTTGTTCAGCGGCAGGATCTGGCTCGCCGCCTGCAGCGCGGGTTGGAGCACCTCCTCACTCAGGATCGTGCCGCTCACAAAGCCGTACACACCATCCTGCTCGTCATCCGTGTGCAGGGCGATGATGGCGTCGTACTTCTCACGGCGCAGTTCGCTTTCCAGGTACACCACCTCCGGCTCCTGGGAGCCGCTCCAGAACTCACGGTTCAGGTCCAGATCACGCCAGGAGTGGCGCGTCCGCAGGCGGTGGCCGGAGGGGTTGCAGATGGGATAGAGGTGCAACTCGTAGTCCTGCAGCTCCTCCGGGTCATTCCACGCCCAGCGGAGGAGTTCATAGGCGGCATCGATGCCTGCCTGCTCGTCACCATGAAGACCGGCAAAGATGCCCACCTTCAGCGTGTCCTGCCCGCGCGAGGGCTTGCAGACCAGCTTGGGGATGAAGGAGGGTGTCGCCGCGGCTGTGCGTTTGCTCAGGCGGCTGACGTAGCGTTCTTCGTAGGTGGCGAGTTTCAGGGCGGACATGGTCTTTATGCGGCAACTTTGTTTCTGGCTTCTTCGGCTAATGCGGTGGAGAGGTAGCGTTCGCCGGTGCTACACCCGACCGTCACAATGAGCTTGTTCCTGTTCTCCGGCCTCGCGGCCACCTGGAGCGCGGCCCACACATTGGCCCCGGTGGAGATGCCCACCAGGATGCCTTCCTCCGTGGCGAGGCGGCGGGCGGTTTCGATCGCGTCCTCATTCGTGACGCGCACCACTTCATCGATGATGCTGGTGTTCAGATTCTTCGGCACGAAGCCAGCCCCCGTGCCCTGGATCTTGTGCGGGCCCGGCACCACCGGCTCACCCCTCAGGGTCTGGGAAATAACGGGTGAGTCATTCGGCTCCACCGCGATGGCGCGGAGCTCGGGCTTGCGGCCCTTGAGCACCTCACCCACACCGGTGAGCGTGCCGCCCGTGCCCACGGCGGCCACGAAGATGTCGATCTCCCCGTCGGTGTCGGCCCAGATCTCTTCGGCCGTCGTGCGGCGGTGCACTTCCGGGTTGGCAGGGTTGTTGAACTGCTGCGGCACCCAGGAGCCGGGTGTCTCGGCCGCCAGCTCCTCAGCGCGGCGGATCGCTCCTTTCATGCCGTCCTTCGCGGGCGTCAGCACCAGCGTGGCTCCCAGCAGGGCCAGCAGCGTGCGGCGCTCCAGGCTCATGCTTTCCGGCATGGTCAAAATGATGGGGTAGCCCTTCGCCGCCGCCACAAAGGCCAGCGCGATCCCCGTGTTGCCGGACGTGGGCTCGATGATGGTGGCTCCGGGCTTGAGTTCGCCCGTGAGCTCGGCCGCCTCGATCATGGCGCGGCCGATGCGGTCCTTCACGCTCCCCAGCGGATTCTTGAACTCCCCTTTGAGCGCGATCGTG contains these protein-coding regions:
- the cysK gene encoding cysteine synthase A, translating into MSFYPNIVETVGRTPLVKLNRIAAGLPATIALKGEFKNPLGSVKDRIGRAMIEAAELTGELKPGATIIEPTSGNTGIALAFVAAAKGYPIILTMPESMSLERRTLLALLGATLVLTPAKDGMKGAIRRAEELAAETPGSWVPQQFNNPANPEVHRRTTAEEIWADTDGEIDIFVAAVGTGGTLTGVGEVLKGRKPELRAIAVEPNDSPVISQTLRGEPVVPGPHKIQGTGAGFVPKNLNTSIIDEVVRVTNEDAIETARRLATEEGILVGISTGANVWAALQVAARPENRNKLIVTVGCSTGERYLSTALAEEARNKVAA
- a CDS encoding succinylglutamate desuccinylase/aspartoacylase domain-containing protein, which translates into the protein MSALKLATYEERYVSRLSKRTAAATPSFIPKLVCKPSRGQDTLKVGIFAGLHGDEQAGIDAAYELLRWAWNDPEELQDYELHLYPICNPSGHRLRTRHSWRDLDLNREFWSGSQEPEVVYLESELRREKYDAIIALHTDDEQDGVYGFVSGTILSEEVLQPALQAASQILPLNNHHLIDGFLAKSGIIKEGYQGVLSAPPEQRPKAMEIVFETPGHAPLEKQVAATVIAVKTILAEYRLLHAYAPNL